Proteins co-encoded in one Gleimia hominis genomic window:
- a CDS encoding SDR family oxidoreductase, with amino-acid sequence MDLGLSGKVAFVAASTSGLGRASALKLAAEGARVFVTGRTEGRVQTVVEQVLKAGGVADGAVMDVEDLASVEHAAATCEAAFGPIDVLVLNGPGPRPGKPTTVRPVDVDEAMNRLVKPHIALINRCLPHMQKQGWGRIIAVGSVAVQTPSEQLVLSSMGRMALAGYLKALSLEVGASGVTVNVVHPGRILTPRIDQLDADAAQREGVSPQEVRERFENSIPVKRLGDPEELAAAVVFYASKAAGYITGTGLRVDGGSTPVL; translated from the coding sequence GTGGATTTGGGTTTGAGCGGGAAAGTGGCGTTCGTTGCGGCGTCTACGTCGGGTTTGGGGCGTGCGAGCGCGTTGAAGTTAGCGGCTGAGGGTGCGCGCGTGTTCGTAACGGGGCGTACTGAAGGGCGCGTGCAAACCGTGGTGGAGCAGGTGTTGAAGGCCGGTGGGGTGGCTGATGGCGCGGTTATGGACGTTGAGGATTTAGCGTCTGTGGAGCATGCGGCAGCTACGTGTGAGGCCGCGTTCGGGCCGATTGATGTGCTGGTGCTGAATGGCCCGGGGCCGCGGCCGGGGAAACCTACGACGGTGCGGCCTGTGGATGTGGACGAGGCAATGAATCGCCTGGTGAAGCCGCATATAGCGCTGATTAATCGCTGTTTACCGCATATGCAGAAGCAGGGTTGGGGGCGGATTATTGCGGTTGGTTCAGTGGCGGTGCAAACCCCTTCTGAGCAGTTGGTGTTGTCTTCGATGGGGCGGATGGCGCTGGCGGGGTATTTGAAAGCTTTGTCGCTTGAGGTTGGCGCTAGTGGCGTGACTGTGAACGTGGTGCATCCGGGGCGGATTTTGACGCCGCGGATAGATCAGTTGGATGCAGACGCGGCGCAGCGCGAGGGTGTTTCCCCTCAGGAAGTGCGGGAACGTTTTGAAAACAGTATTCCAGTGAAGCGTTTGGGGGATCCGGAGGAACTGGCTGCGGCCGTGGTGTTCTATGCCTCGAAAGCAGCTGGCTACATAACGGGCACTGGGTTGCGAGTGGATGGTGGAAGCACACCTGTGCTGTAG
- the lysS gene encoding lysine--tRNA ligase: MKDFLENAPEQVRVRANKRQEMLDAGVDPYPVELPVTTTIAQVRETYESLGEEEESQDVVGLVGRVMAVRGSGKLQFVVLQDGAGNQLQAMLSAKAVGADSLKSFKSLVDLGDHLFVRGRPIRSKRGELSVFAEATEDDAAWRIASKALRPLPKAFVTEDGTAMTLSEDQRVRRRYLDMIVRPAARDMVRVRANVVYSLREYFHDAGFIEIETPMLQTIHGGAAARPFTTHMNAYDTDLFLRIAPELFLKRAVVGGVDKVFEINRNFRNEGADSSHSPEFTMLEAYEAYGTYDSMARRTREFIQKAARDAMGSEQVTLPDGSVYDLSGSWREISMFEATAQALGREFSVDTPREELLQIAGEFGLDIPDHYVNGKIAEEIFEAALGDDLYEPTFVRDYPVDSSPLVRQHRSKPGVVEKWDLYIRGFELATAYSELVDPVVQRERLVEQSLAAAQGDEEAMSLDEDFLEAMEQGMPPTGGMGMGLDRLLMAFTGQGIRETITFPLVKKLS; encoded by the coding sequence ATGAAAGACTTTCTAGAAAACGCGCCTGAACAGGTGCGGGTGCGGGCAAACAAAAGGCAGGAAATGTTAGATGCGGGCGTGGATCCGTATCCGGTTGAACTCCCGGTGACAACCACGATCGCGCAGGTGCGTGAGACTTACGAGTCTTTGGGGGAAGAAGAGGAATCCCAGGACGTTGTGGGTTTGGTTGGCCGCGTGATGGCGGTGCGTGGTTCCGGTAAGTTGCAGTTCGTGGTGCTCCAGGATGGGGCGGGGAACCAGTTGCAGGCAATGCTTTCGGCGAAGGCTGTGGGCGCGGATTCTTTGAAGTCTTTCAAATCGCTGGTGGATTTGGGTGATCACCTGTTTGTGCGGGGCCGTCCGATCCGTTCTAAACGCGGGGAACTGTCGGTGTTCGCGGAGGCCACGGAAGACGACGCTGCATGGCGGATTGCGTCGAAGGCACTGCGGCCACTTCCGAAGGCGTTTGTAACTGAAGATGGTACGGCGATGACCCTGTCGGAGGATCAGCGGGTACGCCGGCGTTACTTAGATATGATTGTGCGCCCTGCAGCGCGGGATATGGTGCGGGTGCGTGCGAACGTGGTGTATTCGCTGCGGGAGTATTTCCACGACGCGGGGTTCATTGAGATTGAAACCCCGATGTTGCAGACGATTCATGGGGGTGCGGCAGCCCGGCCGTTCACGACGCACATGAATGCGTATGACACGGATTTGTTTTTGCGTATTGCCCCGGAGTTGTTTTTGAAACGCGCTGTTGTGGGCGGGGTTGACAAGGTTTTTGAGATTAACCGTAACTTCCGTAACGAGGGAGCGGATTCTTCGCATTCCCCGGAGTTCACGATGCTGGAGGCCTACGAGGCGTACGGTACGTACGATTCGATGGCGCGGCGCACGCGGGAGTTTATTCAGAAGGCAGCTCGGGATGCGATGGGTTCGGAGCAGGTGACGTTGCCGGACGGTTCCGTGTATGACCTGTCGGGTTCTTGGCGTGAAATTTCTATGTTTGAGGCAACTGCGCAGGCTTTGGGTCGGGAGTTCTCGGTGGATACGCCGCGCGAGGAACTGCTGCAGATTGCCGGTGAGTTCGGACTTGATATTCCGGATCACTATGTGAACGGGAAGATCGCGGAGGAGATTTTTGAGGCCGCGTTGGGTGATGACTTGTATGAGCCCACGTTTGTGCGTGATTACCCGGTGGATTCTTCGCCGCTGGTGCGGCAGCATCGTTCAAAGCCCGGTGTGGTGGAGAAGTGGGATCTGTATATTCGTGGGTTCGAGTTGGCAACCGCGTATTCGGAACTGGTGGACCCGGTGGTGCAGAGGGAGCGGTTGGTGGAGCAGTCGCTCGCGGCCGCGCAGGGTGATGAGGAAGCCATGAGTTTGGATGAGGATTTCTTGGAAGCCATGGAGCAGGGCATGCCCCCCACGGGTGGGATGGGCATGGGCCTGGACCGCCTGCTGATGGCGTTCACCGGCCAAGGTATCCGCGAGACCATCACGTTCCCACTGGTGAAGAAACTGTCGTAA
- the panD gene encoding aspartate 1-decarboxylase, with product MAEVYRTLMSGKIHRATVTSADLHYVGSITIDSDLLEAAGIVEGEKVDVVSVTSGARLSTYAIAGQPGSGGIQVNGAAAHLINKGEVVIIIAYAQVPQSQLEGWRGRVVLVDEQNRQIHVGDDPASVPAGLENATGGEGPLQSPLR from the coding sequence ATGGCAGAGGTTTATCGGACTCTGATGAGTGGCAAAATCCACCGGGCCACAGTAACGAGCGCGGACCTGCACTACGTGGGCTCAATAACTATTGACTCGGACCTGCTGGAGGCCGCCGGCATCGTTGAGGGCGAGAAGGTGGACGTTGTGTCCGTCACCTCGGGAGCGCGCTTGTCTACGTACGCGATTGCGGGCCAGCCCGGCAGCGGTGGAATCCAGGTGAATGGGGCGGCAGCTCACCTCATAAATAAAGGGGAAGTCGTTATAATAATTGCGTATGCGCAAGTCCCACAATCTCAGCTGGAAGGGTGGCGTGGCCGCGTCGTACTTGTAGACGAACAAAACCGGCAGATACATGTGGGGGACGACCCAGCCTCGGTCCCCGCCGGGTTAGAAAACGCCACCGGAGGCGAAGGTCCGCTGCAAAGTCCATTGCGGTAG
- the panC gene encoding pantoate--beta-alanine ligase codes for MVNEPKVVKTREELKRALTSMSGQRGLVMTMGALHEGHLSLVKAAAQRADHVVVSIFVNPTQFAPGEDFEAYPRDLQKDLNALAQVGADLVFAPSAEEMYPHGEAQVRIDPGPTARVLEGKTRPTHFAGVCLVVNKVFNLVRPDVAVFGQKDAQQLAIVRQMVRDLDMGIEIVGAPIVRSSDGLALSSRNAYLSESERAQALGLSKALQTGAQAAQTGADADEITRKTMEALNQPGIDVDYVALVDPTTFQPITHGTGVLAVAAKVGTTRLIDNLILEVK; via the coding sequence GTGGTAAACGAACCGAAGGTTGTTAAAACCCGTGAGGAACTCAAACGTGCGTTGACAAGCATGTCTGGGCAGCGGGGATTAGTTATGACAATGGGGGCTCTGCATGAGGGGCACTTGTCACTGGTGAAGGCAGCGGCGCAGCGCGCCGACCACGTGGTGGTGAGCATTTTTGTGAACCCCACACAGTTTGCGCCCGGCGAGGATTTTGAGGCTTACCCACGGGACCTCCAAAAAGACTTGAACGCCCTAGCGCAGGTGGGGGCGGACCTGGTGTTTGCCCCATCGGCAGAAGAAATGTATCCGCATGGCGAAGCACAGGTGCGGATCGATCCGGGGCCCACGGCTCGGGTGCTGGAAGGGAAAACGCGGCCCACGCATTTTGCGGGTGTGTGCCTGGTGGTTAACAAAGTGTTTAACCTGGTGCGCCCCGACGTGGCTGTGTTTGGGCAAAAAGACGCCCAGCAGCTGGCGATTGTGCGGCAAATGGTACGTGACCTAGACATGGGGATTGAGATTGTTGGGGCTCCGATTGTGCGCAGCAGCGACGGCCTTGCGCTCTCTTCGCGCAACGCGTACCTGTCGGAATCCGAGCGCGCACAGGCCCTCGGGTTGTCAAAAGCACTGCAAACGGGAGCGCAGGCAGCGCAAACCGGTGCGGACGCGGACGAGATCACACGCAAAACCATGGAGGCGTTGAACCAGCCGGGCATTGACGTGGATTACGTGGCGCTCGTTGACCCCACCACGTTCCAACCCATCACGCATGGCACGGGGGTGCTAGCGGTGGCAGCGAAAGTGGGGACTACGCGGCTGATTGACAATTTGATTCTTGAGGTGAAATGA
- a CDS encoding glycerol-3-phosphate dehydrogenase/oxidase, which translates to MREQNTFLTAHSRAQALKEMTDEEGVDILVIGGGVTGAGIALDAASRGLRTAVVEAGDWASGTSAWSSKLVHGGLRYLYNLDFALVAEALKERGLLLTKTAPHLVKAQPFLWPLKTPVVERAYSAVGVGMYDAMAQWAHRGSVPVQKHYSRSGAMKLFPGIKPSALTGAIRFYDARVDDARLVVDLVRTASGFGALAAPRTQVVGLTKTASGAVNGARIVDLESGKEMHVNARHVINATGVWTEETEKLGGTDGGLKVLASKGIHIVVPRERINAQTGIFLRTEKSVLFIIPWQRYWVIGTTDTPYEQDISRPVATKADVDYVLDHANEILADPLTREDIIGVYAGLRPLLQPGVKGDKTQSTKVSREHTVTAAAPNLTVIAGGKLTTYRPMAQDAVDFALGEAEAKRRPSITENVPLVGAEGFFATARRAPAIASKYGWTAARVESLLDRYGAEIDRVLDLLEENPDLAQPLKEAPQFLRAEVVAAVRFEGALHLEDVLVRRVRLDLEQRDRGVAAAPEVADLMRKELGWDEQTAKRELDSYRQRTADLAKAETLPTDEQAASVVTANPEIVPRRTLA; encoded by the coding sequence ATGCGAGAGCAAAACACATTCCTCACGGCTCACTCCCGTGCCCAGGCGTTGAAAGAGATGACGGACGAAGAGGGCGTGGACATCCTCGTGATCGGTGGAGGTGTAACCGGGGCGGGAATCGCGCTCGACGCCGCTTCGCGCGGGCTACGCACAGCCGTTGTAGAAGCGGGGGACTGGGCCAGCGGCACCTCCGCGTGGTCCTCAAAACTAGTTCACGGCGGACTGCGATACCTGTACAACCTCGATTTCGCACTGGTTGCGGAAGCGCTGAAGGAACGTGGCCTGCTTCTTACTAAAACCGCACCTCACCTGGTGAAAGCCCAACCGTTCTTGTGGCCACTGAAAACCCCCGTGGTGGAACGCGCGTACTCCGCAGTAGGGGTCGGCATGTACGACGCGATGGCACAGTGGGCACATCGCGGCTCCGTGCCCGTGCAAAAGCACTACTCGCGCAGCGGCGCAATGAAACTGTTCCCCGGCATTAAGCCTTCAGCGCTGACTGGCGCGATCCGGTTCTACGACGCGCGCGTGGATGACGCCCGTTTGGTGGTTGACTTGGTTCGGACCGCGTCTGGCTTTGGGGCGCTCGCGGCTCCCCGCACCCAGGTGGTTGGGCTCACCAAGACAGCTAGTGGAGCTGTGAACGGCGCGCGAATCGTGGATCTAGAGTCGGGCAAGGAAATGCATGTGAATGCCCGCCACGTGATTAACGCAACCGGGGTGTGGACCGAAGAAACAGAGAAGCTTGGTGGCACCGACGGTGGCTTGAAGGTGCTGGCGTCGAAGGGGATTCACATTGTGGTGCCGCGCGAGCGCATTAACGCGCAGACCGGGATTTTCTTGCGCACCGAAAAGTCTGTGTTGTTCATTATTCCGTGGCAGCGTTACTGGGTGATTGGCACTACGGATACGCCGTATGAGCAGGATATTTCGCGCCCGGTGGCCACTAAAGCAGATGTGGACTACGTGTTGGACCATGCGAATGAGATTCTTGCAGACCCGTTGACGCGCGAGGACATTATTGGTGTTTACGCGGGGTTGCGGCCACTGTTGCAGCCTGGGGTGAAGGGGGATAAGACGCAGTCGACTAAGGTGTCTCGCGAGCACACGGTGACGGCTGCGGCCCCGAATTTGACGGTGATTGCGGGCGGTAAGCTCACCACGTACCGGCCGATGGCTCAGGACGCGGTTGATTTCGCGCTTGGAGAGGCAGAAGCGAAACGCCGGCCTTCGATTACCGAAAACGTGCCTTTGGTGGGTGCGGAAGGGTTCTTTGCCACGGCCCGGCGTGCACCTGCGATTGCAAGTAAATACGGGTGGACTGCCGCGCGTGTGGAGTCTTTGCTGGATCGTTATGGTGCTGAGATTGACCGGGTTTTGGATTTGCTTGAGGAGAATCCGGATTTGGCTCAGCCTTTGAAGGAAGCACCGCAGTTCTTGCGTGCTGAGGTTGTGGCCGCCGTCCGTTTTGAAGGTGCGTTGCATCTTGAGGACGTGCTGGTCCGCAGGGTGCGTCTGGACTTGGAGCAGCGTGACCGTGGGGTGGCTGCTGCGCCGGAGGTAGCGGATTTGATGCGTAAAGAGTTGGGTTGGGATGAGCAGACGGCGAAGCGGGAGCTGGATTCTTACCGTCAGCGCACCGCAGATCTGGCCAAGGCGGAAACATTGCCTACCGATGAGCAGGCAGCGTCTGTGGTAACTGCTAATCCAGAGATCGTGCCGCGCCGCACGCTCGCGTAA
- a CDS encoding Rossmann-like and DUF2520 domain-containing protein, with amino-acid sequence MPARFRIGVVGAGRVGPTLGLALQRAGHSVVAVTRSRSEESNDRVAALLPDAQIADADQVVEASDLVIVAVPDDQIVPVVDGLAKLQVWRANQIVVHPCGAHGVAALSGASAAGAIPIALHPAMTFTGTSLDVDRLVNCPVAVTAPAVGIAIGQALVMEMGATPYVVEEEDRAVYHAALAHGANYLVTIVSQAVTALSKAGIDEPAEYIQPLLNAALERALSEGAAGLTGPVVRGDTGTISTHMDALRNAGLESVARTYMDMAEATAQQANEVGLIDDATAEAIHAELLYRR; translated from the coding sequence ATGCCAGCTAGATTCCGCATTGGAGTGGTGGGGGCGGGCCGAGTTGGCCCCACACTCGGGTTGGCACTGCAGCGGGCAGGGCATTCAGTAGTGGCAGTAACCCGATCAAGATCTGAAGAGAGCAACGACCGGGTGGCGGCGCTGCTGCCCGACGCGCAGATAGCGGACGCAGACCAAGTGGTGGAGGCTAGTGACCTGGTGATTGTGGCGGTGCCCGACGATCAGATCGTACCCGTCGTGGATGGCCTGGCGAAACTTCAGGTCTGGCGCGCCAACCAGATTGTGGTGCACCCGTGTGGCGCCCACGGAGTGGCGGCACTATCGGGCGCGTCTGCCGCCGGGGCGATTCCAATTGCTCTGCATCCGGCCATGACTTTCACGGGAACCTCCCTGGATGTGGACCGCTTGGTGAACTGCCCCGTTGCTGTGACCGCACCCGCGGTTGGAATCGCGATCGGCCAGGCCCTCGTGATGGAAATGGGAGCGACCCCCTACGTGGTGGAAGAAGAAGACCGGGCGGTGTACCACGCGGCGCTAGCGCACGGGGCGAACTACCTGGTGACGATTGTGTCCCAAGCAGTAACAGCGCTTAGCAAAGCGGGAATAGATGAACCCGCCGAGTATATTCAACCACTGCTAAACGCAGCGTTAGAACGCGCTCTGTCGGAAGGGGCGGCTGGGCTGACGGGGCCGGTGGTGCGCGGTGACACGGGAACCATCAGCACGCACATGGACGCGCTGCGCAACGCGGGGTTGGAAAGCGTGGCACGCACCTACATGGACATGGCTGAAGCGACCGCGCAGCAAGCCAACGAAGTGGGGTTAATCGACGACGCCACTGCGGAAGCGATCCACGCCGAACTGCTCTACCGCCGGTAG
- a CDS encoding PH domain-containing protein produces the protein MAKRKKRESIVGSGVDEAAWRKLHPITPLAQSWAVFTALFGFLLYRNYDLYEDIANSGFVQHSSVLKIVMVVLGALLLIALIVGVYCYFSWRHMGYAVTENAVYYRNGILARNQRHARLSRIQTVNITHSLVGRLFGLGKIDIEVAGGADSNLSFGLLKTRDLEAVRREILLRRAGTKSTDASATRAEGVTQSAEGVDAPAGVTNSATAGPQAENRVANGPQAENEADAVGIDSWEEDGSPIIEVPWLRLLGSLFVNFGMIFVLVIGIALLSSAVVFWAVFDSAASGLVGIVFGGIAMIGVPLRSFTQNFNFRAFVTADGIRIRAGLTSTRAQTIAPARIHGLEIEQPFLWRIFGWYKVSIVQAGFQGSSEGGSEDRDVLLPVGSLSDMLRAVWMVYPDLGIDDPMELVRSGIEDRGPSAIYEVCPPRARIFDWIAYDRNAIALTDRVVALRLGRVTRKLVMFAYPRIQSVKLYTGPWRTKRRLRSLDFHLVSLTGNTSLAHVDERVAANVAATVATRARVARRVEEPEAWRKRVESGRDIPAENLFTDGPEVVEKQMKLGQETQARHAS, from the coding sequence ATGGCGAAGCGCAAAAAACGCGAATCAATAGTCGGCTCGGGGGTAGACGAAGCCGCGTGGCGTAAGCTTCACCCCATTACTCCGCTGGCGCAGTCTTGGGCGGTGTTCACGGCTCTGTTTGGGTTCTTGCTCTATCGGAACTACGACCTCTATGAGGACATCGCTAACTCCGGCTTCGTGCAGCACTCCAGCGTACTCAAGATTGTCATGGTGGTGCTTGGCGCGCTGCTGTTAATTGCGCTGATAGTGGGTGTGTACTGCTATTTCAGTTGGCGTCACATGGGGTATGCGGTTACAGAAAACGCGGTTTATTACCGTAACGGCATCTTGGCGCGCAACCAGCGGCACGCCCGCTTGTCGCGGATTCAAACCGTGAATATTACCCACTCATTGGTGGGGCGCCTGTTTGGGTTGGGCAAGATTGACATTGAGGTTGCAGGTGGGGCGGATTCAAACCTGTCTTTTGGCCTGCTGAAAACCCGTGATCTGGAAGCGGTTAGGCGCGAAATCTTACTGCGCCGAGCAGGCACTAAAAGTACAGACGCGTCCGCCACGCGCGCTGAGGGCGTCACCCAAAGTGCTGAGGGCGTCGACGCGCCAGCAGGCGTGACCAATAGTGCGACAGCTGGCCCTCAAGCGGAGAATAGGGTAGCCAATGGCCCTCAAGCGGAAAATGAGGCAGACGCGGTCGGAATTGATTCGTGGGAAGAAGATGGCAGCCCCATAATCGAGGTGCCGTGGCTGCGACTGCTCGGATCGTTGTTTGTGAACTTCGGGATGATATTCGTTCTGGTTATTGGAATCGCGTTGCTATCGAGTGCAGTCGTATTTTGGGCGGTGTTTGACTCGGCGGCTTCCGGGCTAGTTGGGATCGTCTTCGGCGGGATCGCTATGATTGGCGTGCCACTGCGAAGCTTCACGCAAAACTTCAACTTCCGCGCATTCGTAACTGCCGACGGTATCCGCATTCGCGCGGGTCTTACCTCCACCCGTGCGCAAACAATCGCTCCGGCACGCATACACGGTTTAGAAATTGAGCAACCGTTCTTGTGGCGAATCTTCGGCTGGTACAAAGTCAGTATCGTTCAAGCCGGATTCCAAGGTAGTAGCGAAGGAGGATCAGAAGATCGTGACGTGCTCCTTCCCGTGGGGTCCCTGTCTGACATGCTGCGTGCCGTATGGATGGTGTACCCGGACCTGGGGATAGATGACCCGATGGAACTGGTACGTTCGGGAATTGAAGACCGCGGGCCAAGCGCAATCTACGAAGTCTGCCCGCCCCGCGCGCGGATCTTCGACTGGATCGCATACGACCGCAACGCGATTGCGTTAACCGACCGGGTGGTGGCTCTGCGCCTGGGGCGGGTCACGCGCAAGCTCGTTATGTTTGCCTACCCGCGGATCCAATCGGTGAAGTTGTACACCGGGCCGTGGCGCACTAAGCGGCGGCTGCGGAGCCTGGACTTCCACCTGGTTTCACTAACCGGCAACACATCCCTGGCGCATGTTGACGAACGAGTTGCTGCAAACGTTGCCGCAACTGTGGCTACGCGGGCCCGCGTGGCCCGGCGGGTTGAGGAACCTGAGGCGTGGCGTAAACGCGTTGAATCTGGGCGCGATATTCCCGCTGAGAACCTATTTACCGACGGGCCCGAGGTTGTAGAGAAACAGATGAAGCTCGGGCAAGAAACGCAGGCGCGCCATGCCAGCTAG
- a CDS encoding PH domain-containing protein, whose amino-acid sequence MQPDTEVFNPSDVEFKRVSPNLLKVRMVSLGIGAVVTILPAAALSVLLSRWIWIAVAALAALFVWLFWLVPRQVRAIGYAEGPSDLLIRKGIMFRNLTIIPYGRLQYVDVSEGPIARYFKIAEVELHTASASTDASIPGLPSGEAARLRNELAARGEAEMAGL is encoded by the coding sequence ATGCAACCAGATACGGAAGTTTTCAATCCTAGCGACGTGGAGTTCAAACGAGTTTCTCCTAATCTTTTGAAAGTCCGGATGGTGTCACTAGGGATTGGTGCCGTCGTAACTATTCTGCCGGCAGCGGCATTATCGGTGCTTTTGAGCCGGTGGATTTGGATCGCGGTCGCGGCGCTCGCGGCCTTGTTCGTATGGTTGTTTTGGCTAGTGCCGCGCCAGGTGCGGGCAATCGGGTACGCGGAAGGCCCGTCGGACCTGCTGATCCGCAAAGGAATCATGTTTCGGAACCTAACAATTATCCCCTACGGCCGGTTGCAGTACGTAGATGTTTCTGAGGGGCCGATCGCCCGATACTTCAAGATCGCGGAAGTGGAACTACACACCGCATCTGCCAGTACTGACGCGTCAATCCCAGGACTACCGTCGGGCGAGGCCGCACGGTTGCGCAACGAACTTGCTGCTCGCGGTGAAGCTGAGATGGCGGGGCTGTAA
- a CDS encoding response regulator transcription factor, protein MSTTIDRANSQSQTSEAKLLVVDDEPNIRDLLASSLRFAGFDVSTAANGASAFHLATTENPDLIVLDVMLPDMDGFTVTRRLRDAGVRVPVLFLTARDDMQDKIQGLTVGGDDYVTKPFGLEEVVARIRAILRRTKDTEEDDGILRVGDLEMDEDAHEVRRAGTEIELSPTEFKLLRYLILNEGRVVSKMQILDHVWEYDWDGEAAIVESYISYLRRKLAVPGASGELIHTRRGFGYMLRAEN, encoded by the coding sequence ATGAGCACTACGATTGACCGCGCAAACTCACAGTCTCAAACATCTGAAGCCAAGCTACTGGTTGTCGACGATGAACCAAATATCCGCGACCTGCTGGCGTCCTCACTGCGGTTTGCAGGTTTCGACGTGTCCACCGCAGCGAACGGTGCCTCCGCCTTCCACCTCGCCACTACAGAAAACCCAGACCTCATTGTCCTAGACGTCATGCTGCCCGACATGGATGGCTTCACCGTTACCCGCCGGCTGCGCGACGCGGGCGTGCGCGTTCCCGTACTGTTCTTAACGGCGCGCGACGACATGCAGGACAAAATCCAAGGCCTCACCGTTGGTGGGGATGACTACGTGACGAAACCCTTTGGGCTAGAAGAAGTGGTGGCGCGCATCCGCGCAATCTTACGACGCACCAAAGACACCGAGGAAGATGACGGCATCCTGCGGGTTGGCGACTTGGAAATGGACGAGGACGCACACGAAGTGCGCCGCGCCGGCACCGAAATCGAACTATCCCCCACCGAGTTCAAACTACTGCGCTACCTCATCCTCAACGAAGGGCGCGTAGTGTCTAAAATGCAGATCCTCGACCACGTGTGGGAATACGACTGGGATGGGGAAGCAGCCATCGTGGAATCATACATCTCCTACTTGCGGCGTAAACTCGCGGTACCCGGCGCCTCAGGGGAACTAATCCACACGCGCCGCGGATTCGGCTACATGCTGAGGGCCGAGAACTGA